In one Oryza glaberrima chromosome 2, OglaRS2, whole genome shotgun sequence genomic region, the following are encoded:
- the LOC127762882 gene encoding transcription factor ILR3-like, with translation MDGGGDPVDEFLIGGGGEDGDLGVFCDGVPTLPCDGGLGIDDVSGDTCCLDQSVLGKRGRDESSSSGPKSKACREKIRRDRLNDRFLELSSVINPDKQAKLDKANILSDAARLLAELRGEAEKLKESNEKLRETIKDLKVEKNELRDEKVTLKAEKERLEQQVKALSVAPTGFVPHLPHPAAFHPAAFPPFIPPYQALGNKNAPTPAAFQGMAMWQWLPPTAVDTTQDPKLWPPNA, from the exons ATGGACGGAGGCGGAGACCCCGTTGACGAGTtcctcatcggcggcggcggcgaggacggcgaccTCGGCGTCTTCTGCGACGGCGTGCCGACGCTGCCCTGCGATGGAGG ACTTGGGATTGATGATGTCAGTGGAGATACTTGTTGCCTTGACCAATCTGTTTTAGGGAAAAG AGGTAGAGatgaatcatcatcatctggTCCAAAGTCCAAAGCTTGCCGTGAGAAAATTCGGAGGGATAGACTGAATGACAG GTTCCTTGAGTTATCTTCCGTTATCAATCCTGACAAGCAAGCTAAGTTGGATAAAGCAAATATCTTGAGTGATGCAGCTCGTCTGTTGGCAGAACTCAGAGGCGAGGCAGAAAAGCTTAAAGAATCTAATGAGAAGCTACGAGAAACAATCAAGGACCTTAAG GTGGAGAAGAATGAACTCCGTGATGAGAAAGTTACTCTGAAGGCAGAGAAGGAGAGGCTGGAACAGCAAGTTAAAGCATTGAGTGTTGCTCCTACAGgatttgttcctcatctccctcaTCCAGCTGCATTCCATCCCGCTGCATTCCCTCCATTTATACCACCTTATCAAGCTCTGGGCAACAAAAATGCTCCTACGCCCGCAGCATTCCAAGGGATGGCAATGTGGCAGTGGTTGCCTCCAACTGCTGTGGACACAACTCAAGATCCAAAGCTTTGGCCACCAAATGCTTAA
- the LOC127761526 gene encoding phytosulfokine receptor 1-like, whose amino-acid sequence MGSRGGALPVAVLVLLLLLVLKNGAAQSRCSSGDLAALRGFSAGLDGGVDGWPAAVGNASSSSTSDGGDCCAWRGVACDEAGEVVGVVLPNATLRGVVAESLAGLAALRVLNLSSNALRGALPAGLLRLRALQVLDVSVNALEGAVAAAAVVDLPAMREFNVSYNAFNGSHPVLAGAGRLTSYDVSGNSFAGHVDAAALCGASPGLRTLRLSMNGFSGDFPVGFGQCRSLVELSLDGNAIAGALPDDVFGLTSLQVLSLHTNSLSGHLPPSLRNLSSLVRLDVSFNNFTGDLPDVFDAVPGLQELSAPSNLLTGVLPATLSRCFRLRILNLRNNSLAGDIGLDFRALQSLVYLDLGVNRFTGPIPASLPECRAMTALNLGRNNLTGEIPATFAAFTSLSFLSLTGNSFSNVSSALRTLQGLPNLTSLVLTKNFHGGEAMPTDIAGFAGIEVLVIANGELHGAIPAWLAGLSKLKVLDLSWNHLAGPIPPWLGELDRLFYLDVSNNSLHGEIPLKLARMPALMAGGDGSDEAHVQNFPFFIRPNSSARGRQYNQVSRFPPSLVLARNNLTGGVPAALGALTRVHVVDLSWNALSGPIPPELSGMSSVESLDVSHNALSGAIPPSLARLSFLSHFDVAYNNLSGEVPVGGQFSTFSRADFDGNPLLCGIHAARCAPQAVDGGGGGGGGGGRKDRSANVGVVAAIIVGTVLLLAVAAVATWRAWSRRQEDNARVAADDESGSLESAARSTLVLLFANDDDNGNGDDGERTMTLDDVLKATGNFDETRIVGCGGFGMVYRATLADGREVAVKRLSGDFWQMEREFRAEVETLSRVRHRNLVTLQGYCRVGKDRLLIYPYMENGSLDHWLHERADVEGGGALPWPARLSIARGAARGLAHLHATSEPRVLHRDIKSSNILLDARLEPRLADFGLARLVRAHDDTHVTTDLVGTLGYIPPEYGHSSVATYRGDVYSLGVVLLELVTGRRPVDMARPAGGGRDVTSWALRMRREARGDEVVDASVGERRHRDEACRVLDIACACVSDNPKSRPTAQQLVEWLDAIAAAAAAAAGD is encoded by the coding sequence ATGGGAAGCAGAGGAGGAGCTTTACCTGTTGCTGTACTGGTGCTGTTGCTACTGCTGGTGCTCAAGAACGGCGCCGCCCAGTCGCGGTGCAGCTccggcgacctcgccgcgctGCGTGGCTTCTCGGCCGgtctcgacggcggcgtcgacgggtgGCCGGCAGCGGTCGGcaacgcgtcgtcgtcgtcgacatcGGACGGTGGCGACTGCTgcgcgtggcgcggcgtggcgtgcgACGAGGCGGGGGAGGTCGTCGGCGTGGTCCTGCCCAACGCGACGCTCCGGGGAGTGGTGGCCGAGtcgctcgccggcctcgccgcgctccgggTGCTGAACCTGTCGAGTAACGCGCTCCGTGGCGCGCTCCCGGCGGGGCTCCTCCGGCTGCGGGCGCTCCAGGTGCTCGACGTCAGCGTCAACGCGCTggagggggcggtggcggcggcggccgtcgtcgacCTCCCGGCGATGCGCGAGTTCAATGTCTCGTACAACGCGTTCAACGGCAGCCACCCCGTGCTCGCCGGCGCTGGCAGGCTCACGTCGTACGACGTCTCCGGGAACAGCTTCGCCGGccacgtcgacgccgccgccctgtGCGGTGCGTCGCCGGGGTTGCGGACACTACGGCTCTCGATGAACGGCTTCTCCGGCGATTTCCCCGTGGGGTTCGGGCAATGCCGGTCGCTCGTGGAGCTCTCGCTCGACGGCAACGCCATCGCCGGGGCTCTCCCCGACGACGTGTTCGGCCTGACGTCGCTGCAGGTCCTCAGCCTCCACACCAACTCGCTCTCCGGCCACCTGCCGCCCAGCCTGCGCAACCTCAGCAGCCTCGTCCGCCTCGACGTCTCCTTCAACAACTTCACCGGCGACCTCCCCGATGTGTTCGACGCGGTCCCCGGTCTCCAGGAGCTCTCGGCGCCGTCCAACCTGCTCACCGGCGTACTCCCCGCCACGCTGTCGCGATGCTTCCGCCTCCGCATCCTCAACCTGCGGAACAACTCGCTCGCCGGAGACATCGGCCTCGACTTCCGCGCCCTCCAGAGCCTCGTGTACCTCGACCTCGGCGTCAACCGCTTCACGGGGCCAATCCCGGCGAGCCTCCCGGAGTGCAGGGCCATGACGGCGCTAAACCTCGGCCGGAACAACCTCACCGGCGAGATACCGGCGACGTTCGCCGCGTTCACGTCGCTGtccttcctctccctcaccGGGAACAGCTTCTCCAACGTCTCGTCGGCGCTGCGGACTCTGCAGGGTTTACCCAACCTGACGAGCCTGGTGCTCACTAAGAACttccacggcggcgaggcgatgcCGACCGACATCGCCGGGTTCGCCGGCATCGAGGTGCTCGTCATCGCCAACGGCGAGCTGCATGGCGCCATACCGGCGTGGCTCGCAGGCCTCAGCaagctcaaggtgctcgacCTGTCGTGGAACCACCTCGCCGGCCCGATCCCGCCATGGCTCGGCGAGCTCGACCGCCTCTTCTACCTCGACGTATCGAACAACTCCCTCCACGGCGAGATACCTCTCAAGCTGGCGCGGATGCCGGCGCtcatggccggcggcgatggcagcgACGAGGCGCACGTGCAGAACTTCCCCTTCTTCATACGCCCCAACTCGTCGGCGAGGGGGAGGCAGTACAACCAGGTGAGCCGGTTCCCGCCGTCGCTGGTGCTGGCGCGGaacaacctcaccggcggcgtccCGGCGGCGCTCGGGGCGTTGACCAGGGTGCACGTCGTTGACCTGAGCTGGAACGCGCTGTCGGGGCCGATCCCGCCGGAGCTGTCGGGCATGTCGAGCGTCGAGTCGCTCGACGTGTCGCACAACGCGCTCTCCGGCGCCATCCCGCCGTCGCTGGCGCGGCTCAGCTTCCTCTCCCACTTCGACGTCGCGTACAACAACCTCTCCGGCGAGGTTCCCGTCGGCGGGCAGTTCTCCACGTTCTCCCGCGCCGACTTCGACGGCAACCCCTTGCTCTGCGGCATCCACGCGGCGCGGTGCGCGCCGCAggccgtggacggcggcggcggcggcggcggcggcggcgggcgcaagGACCGGAGCGCCAATGTCGGCGTCGTGGCGGCGATAATCGTCGGCACGGTGCTGCTGCTCGCGGTGGCCGCGGTCGCGACGTGGCGGGCGTGGTCGAGGCGGCAGGAGGACAACGCCAGggtggcggccgacgacgagagCGGCAGCCTcgagtcggcggcgaggtcaaCGCTGGTGCTCCTCTtcgccaacgacgacgacaatggcaatggcgacgacggcgagaggaCGATGACGCTGGACGACGTGCTGAAGGCGACGGGCAACTTCGACGAGACCCGCATCGTGGGGTGCGGCGGGTTCGGGATGGTGTACCGCGCGACTCTCGCCGACGggcgggaggtggcggtgaAGCGGCTCTCCGGCGACTTCTGGCAGATGGAGCGCGAGTTCCGCGCCGAGGTGGAGACCCTCTCCCGCGTCCGCCACCGCAACCTCGTCACGCTGCAGGGCTACTGCCGCGTCGGCAAGGACCGCCTCCTCATCTACCCCTACATGGAGAACGGCAGCCTCGACCACTGGCTGCACGAGCGCGCCGAtgtcgagggcggcggcgcgctgccaTGGCCGGCGCGGCTGAGcatcgcgcgcggcgcggcgcgcgggctggCGCACCTGCACGCGACGTCGGAGCCGCGCGTCCTCCACCGCGACATCAAGTCGagcaacatcctcctcgacgcccGCCTGGAGCCGCGCCtcgccgacttcggcctcgcgCGGCTGGTGCGCGCGCACGACGACACGCACGTCACCACCGACCTCGTCGGCACGCTGGGCTACATCCCGCCGGAGTACGGCCACTCGTCGGTGGCCACCTACCGCGGCGACGTCTACAGCCTCGGCGTCGTGCTGCTCGAGCTGGTGACCGGGCGGCGGCCCGTCGACATGGCGaggcccgccggcggcggccgcgacgtgACGTCGTGGGCGCTCCGCATGCGGCGGGAGGCGCGGGGCGACGAGGTGGTCGACGCCAGCGTCGGCGAGAGGCGGCACCGCGACGAGGCCTGCAGGGTGCTCGACATCGCGTGCGCCTGCGTCAGCGACAACCCCAAGTCACGGCCGACGGCGCAGCAGCTGGTGGAGTGGCtggacgccatcgccgccgccgccgccgccgccgccggcgactga
- the LOC127762153 gene encoding uncharacterized protein LOC127762153: MEYERIEKPFPTQGGGFSPKRLRAMLLGVEKRRKGQEEEEEGDAGEVDDEYGAVPKSSVRSDADSDARRGGSMCEEYKDVDVVSTISESSSSLETGSGHLSRDTHSMGSRVRVPEEDSCDSESVASNFEFHKERGASARSVTAAIVPPFSKPAPSKWDDAQKWIASPTTNRPGRAGGVPQRKMEKTSFGGGRLPATKVVLEATEEIDTKRVDPSQEKREIGWQKAVNWAPPDPYPEVETCAKSALAEEITVADSAVTFSRHDSSATLQSATTCIPPPPTVRSVSMRDMGTEMTPIASQEPSRTGTPVRATSPDCSRPTTPRKTIGPNAIGSVIGHGECSNVELSEQELQMKTRREIMLLGTQLGKTNIAAWASKKEEEKDASLSLKGVPMDQSTQKVTEIRAAAWEEAEKAKYLARFKREEIKIQAWEDHQRAKIEAEMRKIEVDVERMRARAQDKLMSQLASARHTADEKRAAAELKRSRAAAKTAEQADHIRRTGRMPSSIGCWNWCS; encoded by the exons atggagtaCGAGCGCATCGAGAAGCCGTTCCCCACCCAG GGCGGTGGGTTCTCGCCGAAGCGGCTGCGCGCGATGTTGCTGGGGGTGGAGAAGCGGCGGAaggggcaggaggaggaggaggagggggacgcCGGGGAGGTGGACGACGAGTACGGCGCGGTGCCCAAGTCCTCTGTCAGATCCGACGCCGACTCCGATGCGCGCA GAGGAGGTAGCATGTGCGAAGAATACAAGGATGTAGATGTGGTGAGCACCATCTCAGAATCTTCATCCTCGTTGGAGACAGGGAGTGGGCACCTATCGCGTGACACCCACTCCATGGGTTCGCGAGTAAGGGTGCCTGAGGAGGACTCCTGTGACTCTGAGAGTGTGGCTTCAAACTTTGAGTTCCATAAGGAGCGAGGGGCCTCTGCTCGGTCTGTGACGGCGGCAATTGTTCCTCCATTCTCAAAGCCTGCACCATCAAAGTGGGACGATGCCCAGAAATGGATCGCCAGCCCGACAACAAACCGTCCTGGTAGGGCTGGTGGAGTGCCACAGAGGAAGATGGAAAAAACTAGCTTTGGTGGCGGGAGGCTGCCGGCTACGAAGGTTGTGTTGGAGGCCACAGAGGAGATAGATACTAAGAGGGTTGATCCAAGCcaagagaaaagggaaattgGGTGGCAAAAAGCGGTGAATTGGGCCCCACCTGATCCATATCCAGAAGTTGAGACTTGTGCAAAGTCTGCACTTGCTGAAGAAATTACAGTAGCTGATTCAGCTG TTACTTTTAGTCGCCATGATTCATCTGCCACGCTTCAGAGCGCGACAACATGCATACCTCCCCCACCAACAGTCCGATCAGTGTCAATGAGAGACATGGGTACAGAAATGACCCCTATTGCGAGCCAGGAGCCATCCCGAACAGGAACACCGGTGAGAGCAACGAGTCCAGATTGTTCTCGCCCAACTACTCCACGAAAAACAATAGGCCCCAATGCAATCGGTTCTGTTATTGGCCATGGTGAATGTAGCAACGTGGAATTAAGTGAACAAGAATTGCAAATGAAGACTAGGAGGGAGATAATGCTCCTCGGCACCCAGCTTGGTAAAACCAACATTGCTGCATGGGCAAGCAAGAAGGAAGAGGAAAAAGATGCATCACTTTCGCTTAAAGGAGTGCCCATGGACCAATCTACACAGAAGGTAACAGAAATTCGTGCAGCAGCGTGGGAGGAGGCAGAGAAGGCTAAATATTTAGCAAG ATTTAAACGAGAAGAGATTAAGATCCAAGCATGGGAAGATCATCAGAGAGCAAAAATCGAAGCtgaaatgagaaaaattgag GTCGACGTGGAAAGGATGCGAGCCCGTGCGCAGGACAAGCTGATGAGCCAGCTCGCATCGGCGAGACACACTGCCGACGAGAAGCGGGCCGCGGCGGAGCTGAAACGGAGCCGTGCGGCTGCAAAGACGGCGGAGCAGGCAGACCACATCAGGAGAACCGGCAGGATGCCGTCCTCCATTGGCTGCTGGAACTGGTGCTCGTAG
- the LOC127762156 gene encoding DNA-directed RNA polymerase II subunit 4, whose amino-acid sequence MSGEEEENAAELKIGEEFLKAKCLMNCEVAIILEHKYEQIQHMSDGDPSSQVSQVFEKSLQYVKRFSRYKNPDAVRQVRETLSRYGLAEFELCTLGNLCPDTSDEASALVPSLRSGGRFVGDPGSEKIDKMLNDLSLIKKFE is encoded by the exons AtgtccggcgaggaggaggagaacgcGGCGGAGCTCAAGATCGGGGAAG AGTTCTTGAAGGCCAAGTGCCTGATGAACTGCGAGGTGGCGATAATCCTGGAGCACAAGTACGAGCAGATCCAGCACATGTCGGACGGGGACCCGTCGTCGCAGGTGTCGCAGGTGTTCGAGAAATCGCTGCAGTACGTGAAGCGGTTCAGCCGGTACAAGAACCCGGACGCGGTGAGGCAGGTGAGGGAGACGCTGAGCCGCTACGGCCTCGCCGAGTTCGAGCTCTGCACCCTCGGGAACCTCTGCCCCGACACCAGCGACGAGGCCTCCGCCCTCGtcccctccctccgctccggcggCAGGTTCGTCGGCGACCCCGGCAGCGAGAAGATCGACAAGATGCTCAACGACCTCTCCCTTATCAAGAAGTTCGAGTAG